From one Bacillus clarus genomic stretch:
- a CDS encoding cysteine hydrolase gives MNAKETAFLLIEFQNEWLSPDGSLHFVIKEQLEQKGLVSNTEYLLDELRKKGVTIIHVPLSFTPDYREVLRDATALVSIIKENKRFQQNAHGAEIYPKFTPAASDLVAEGRKGISGFAGSNLDHLLRARGIRHVAFAGFVTEVCVESTIRDAYDRGYHCTLLSDCTAAHTIEDQMYVEKKIMPYFGNVLTSKEMIDQLR, from the coding sequence ATGAATGCAAAAGAAACAGCGTTCTTACTAATTGAATTTCAAAATGAATGGCTTTCTCCAGATGGTTCTTTACACTTTGTTATTAAAGAACAATTAGAGCAGAAAGGATTAGTGTCAAATACAGAATACTTGCTTGATGAGTTAAGAAAAAAGGGAGTTACTATTATTCATGTTCCGCTTTCATTTACTCCAGATTATAGAGAGGTTCTGAGGGATGCAACAGCACTTGTTTCAATCATTAAGGAAAATAAAAGATTTCAACAAAATGCTCATGGAGCAGAAATCTATCCGAAGTTTACCCCGGCAGCATCTGATTTAGTAGCCGAAGGAAGAAAAGGAATCAGCGGTTTTGCTGGAAGCAACCTGGACCATTTACTTCGTGCTAGAGGAATACGTCATGTTGCTTTTGCTGGATTTGTGACGGAAGTATGTGTAGAATCGACCATCCGTGATGCCTATGATCGAGGGTATCATTGCACATTACTCTCTGATTGCACGGCTGCTCACACCATTGAAGATCAAATGTATGTAGAAAAGAAAATCATGCCGTATTTTGGAAATGTGTTAACGTCAAAAGAGATGATTGATCAGTTAAGGTAA
- a CDS encoding exosporium leader peptide-containing protein has product MSGENEFDLYEILYGTALDPNSIGPTLPPVPPFQLPTGPTGPTGGTGATGPTGATGIGITGSTGPTGVTGPTGATGLTGIGETGPQGLPGVTGPTGSTGTNAPSINFRAEKFPFQEYSPAAFLQVSFEDIVFNNGGGYSSITNTFTAPINGIYSFTVNLNFASLVPPTEVFIEIRKDGVNISSGTATFNTIGISFINHTTIIDLEAGQKITVFFSSPKAGVLNQISTAYFSGTILP; this is encoded by the coding sequence ATGTCAGGAGAAAATGAGTTTGACTTATATGAGATTTTATATGGCACTGCGCTTGATCCAAATTCAATAGGTCCTACACTACCACCTGTTCCACCATTCCAACTGCCTACAGGACCTACTGGTCCAACTGGAGGAACCGGAGCGACTGGACCAACAGGTGCTACAGGAATTGGAATAACGGGTTCTACTGGTCCAACAGGAGTGACTGGACCAACAGGAGCGACAGGATTAACTGGAATTGGTGAAACAGGTCCTCAAGGTTTACCAGGAGTAACAGGTCCGACTGGATCTACAGGAACAAATGCACCATCAATTAATTTCCGTGCGGAGAAATTCCCTTTTCAAGAGTACTCTCCCGCAGCTTTTCTTCAAGTATCATTTGAAGACATCGTATTTAATAATGGAGGTGGTTATTCTTCAATCACTAACACGTTTACGGCTCCTATAAATGGTATTTATTCGTTTACGGTTAACTTGAATTTTGCTTCACTCGTTCCGCCAACTGAAGTATTCATTGAGATAAGAAAAGATGGCGTGAATATAAGTTCTGGTACAGCGACTTTTAATACCATAGGTATCTCTTTTATAAACCATACAACTATTATTGATTTAGAAGCAGGTCAGAAAATAACTGTGTTTTTTTCATCACCAAAAGCGGGAGTTCTTAATCAAATTTCTACCGCATATTTTAGTGGAACGATATTACCTTAA
- a CDS encoding helix-turn-helix domain-containing protein, with protein sequence MVRPNSMKTLGETLKKLRKIRSLRQADLAHELNLSRSQINNYENGFSEPDLMTMFRLASYFNVTLDVLTGRTDVTDDEMLHNQWCSKTYGALSESQRENFCKQLDHYVRFLGENQEIL encoded by the coding sequence ATGGTGAGGCCTAATAGTATGAAAACTTTAGGTGAAACTTTAAAAAAACTTAGAAAAATTCGTTCTTTAAGACAAGCAGATTTAGCTCATGAACTGAATCTTAGCAGAAGCCAGATTAACAATTATGAAAATGGATTTTCTGAGCCTGATCTTATGACAATGTTTCGTCTCGCCTCCTATTTCAATGTAACGTTAGACGTGCTTACTGGACGTACTGACGTTACAGATGATGAAATGCTACATAATCAATGGTGTTCAAAAACGTATGGGGCGTTATCTGAAAGCCAAAGAGAGAACTTTTGTAAACAACTTGACCATTATGTACGATTCTTAGGTGAGAACCAAGAAATACTGTGA
- a CDS encoding TetR/AcrR family transcriptional regulator — translation MSNSKKTATRDQILMATFECLAEKGTTAITLRDIATKAEITLSLIHYYFPTKEGLLVNATSYVMQKQIKEIQNELSHIQDFSEKLKKLIFVVHHQFKSSEWRKVYFSLLAAAAWSPKIMEEIRVLQNQLIDLIQEYAQASNVEIPDLEAFSRALLASINGLALQVMHGASEEQIAPAYEVIEKVFISICTPKNTMSDY, via the coding sequence ATGTCTAATTCTAAAAAAACAGCTACTCGGGATCAAATACTAATGGCTACGTTTGAATGCTTAGCTGAAAAAGGTACAACCGCTATTACATTACGAGATATTGCTACAAAAGCGGAAATTACTTTAAGTTTAATTCACTATTATTTTCCAACAAAGGAGGGCTTATTAGTTAACGCTACCTCTTATGTCATGCAAAAACAAATTAAAGAAATTCAGAATGAACTCTCACATATACAAGATTTCTCAGAGAAATTGAAAAAACTTATATTTGTAGTACATCATCAATTCAAAAGTTCTGAATGGAGAAAAGTGTATTTTAGTTTATTAGCAGCAGCAGCTTGGTCACCGAAAATTATGGAAGAAATTCGAGTTCTACAGAACCAACTGATAGACCTAATTCAAGAATATGCGCAAGCTTCCAATGTAGAAATCCCAGATTTAGAAGCATTCTCCAGGGCTTTATTGGCTTCGATAAATGGATTAGCGTTACAAGTTATGCATGGGGCTTCAGAAGAACAAATTGCTCCGGCATATGAGGTTATAGAAAAAGTATTTATTAGCATCTGCACCCCAAAAAACACAATGAGCGATTATTAA
- the dltB gene encoding D-alanyl-lipoteichoic acid biosynthesis protein DltB translates to MTAYGSFYFFAIVGILLIPTTVAGLRGKMLRKYNAVLTLIMLAIIFSDKPNQAMMLAVFIIWQYVLIKGYLLLRKQNNNTFMFYMAVILSIFPLILAKIAPFVPELKFIVFTGISYVTFRAVQMVFEIRDGLIKECSFFNFWEFILFFPAISTGPIDRYRRFKKDIQKPPSAEEYYNLLYIGINRIFQGFLYKFILAYLINQHIMSTTIAHQDTILSNMIYMYSYSLYLFFDFAGYSSFVIGVSYMMGIKTPENFNKPFISRNIKDFWNRWHMSLSFWLRDFVYMRFVFFATKKKLIKNRYTISYIGVFLNFFIMGIWHITGHDIAQYIIYALYHIALFILFDIFERKNKKHKFWPNNTFMHVLAIVITFHFVCFGFLIFSGHLNKYF, encoded by the coding sequence ATGACCGCATATGGATCATTTTATTTTTTCGCTATAGTGGGTATTTTATTGATACCTACTACCGTAGCTGGATTAAGAGGTAAAATGTTGCGCAAATATAATGCTGTCTTAACGCTAATTATGCTTGCTATTATCTTCTCGGATAAACCAAATCAAGCAATGATGTTAGCAGTATTTATTATTTGGCAATATGTCCTTATTAAAGGCTATTTACTACTAAGAAAACAAAATAATAATACGTTCATGTTTTACATGGCTGTTATTTTGTCGATTTTTCCACTGATTTTGGCAAAAATTGCACCATTTGTACCTGAATTAAAATTCATTGTTTTTACTGGTATATCTTATGTAACATTCAGGGCAGTACAAATGGTATTTGAAATTCGCGATGGCTTAATTAAAGAATGCTCATTTTTTAATTTCTGGGAATTCATTTTGTTCTTCCCTGCTATCTCGACCGGACCTATCGATCGTTACCGAAGATTCAAAAAAGATATTCAAAAACCACCAAGTGCTGAAGAATATTACAATCTACTATATATAGGGATTAACCGTATTTTTCAAGGTTTTCTGTATAAATTTATACTTGCTTACTTAATAAACCAACATATTATGAGTACAACAATCGCTCACCAAGATACAATTTTATCAAATATGATTTACATGTATAGCTATAGTTTATATCTATTTTTTGACTTCGCAGGTTATAGCTCATTCGTAATTGGTGTCAGTTATATGATGGGGATTAAAACACCAGAAAACTTTAATAAACCTTTTATCAGTCGTAATATTAAAGATTTCTGGAATCGTTGGCATATGAGTTTATCATTCTGGCTTCGTGATTTTGTATACATGCGCTTTGTCTTTTTCGCAACAAAGAAAAAGCTCATTAAAAATCGATATACGATTTCATATATTGGCGTCTTTTTAAACTTTTTTATTATGGGAATTTGGCACATTACAGGTCATGATATTGCTCAATATATTATTTATGCTCTATATCATATTGCTCTGTTTATTTTATTTGATATTTTCGAACGAAAAAACAAGAAGCATAAATTTTGGCCAAACAATACGTTCATGCATGTCCTTGCAATTGTGATTACATTCCATTTCGTATGTTTCGGTTTCCTAATCTTCTCTGGGCACCTAAACAAATATTTTTAA
- a CDS encoding DUF2268 domain-containing protein, with amino-acid sequence MNIKLLRSDKIYRKILQAPKEEKVDLYRQEMLAPFMGKWEIQHVPFKAEEPNGFDVITLNNIMSISPNQITNEITPELELISSDSFWSECKEAVRKSLHLFREHDVNLRVSDYLFTILLGDPNSPSLMLNEGYSGDGGIPGYILCTLVPNEYTIPRMKAVLAHECNHNVRYQFIQWDHTVTLGELIVSEGLAENFATSIFGEDLLGPWVSKTTMEMLNRHIKPVLKEQLQLTGFDKIAPYLYGDELAKLQNYMPVNMSYAAGYACGYYLIKYYLEKTGKNIFEATITPANLILDEIKGFWNEETIING; translated from the coding sequence ATGAATATAAAATTATTACGCTCAGATAAAATATACCGAAAAATTTTACAAGCTCCAAAAGAGGAAAAGGTTGATTTATACAGACAAGAAATGTTGGCTCCGTTTATGGGAAAATGGGAAATTCAACATGTTCCTTTTAAAGCTGAGGAGCCAAATGGTTTTGATGTTATTACATTGAATAATATAATGAGCATTTCTCCTAATCAGATTACAAATGAGATTACACCAGAATTAGAATTGATTTCGTCTGATTCTTTTTGGTCTGAGTGTAAAGAAGCTGTTAGGAAAAGCCTTCATTTATTTAGAGAGCATGATGTGAACCTTCGTGTATCCGATTACTTATTCACGATTCTATTAGGGGATCCAAATAGTCCTTCATTAATGTTAAATGAAGGATACAGTGGTGATGGAGGTATTCCTGGCTATATTTTGTGTACACTTGTACCAAATGAATACACAATACCTCGAATGAAAGCTGTTTTGGCACATGAATGTAATCATAATGTTCGATATCAATTTATTCAGTGGGACCACACTGTTACTTTAGGTGAATTAATTGTTAGTGAAGGGTTAGCAGAAAACTTTGCTACTTCTATTTTTGGGGAAGATCTACTCGGTCCTTGGGTATCGAAAACAACTATGGAGATGCTTAATAGACATATTAAACCTGTGCTCAAGGAACAATTACAATTAACAGGATTTGATAAAATTGCACCGTATCTTTATGGTGACGAATTAGCAAAACTTCAAAACTATATGCCAGTCAATATGTCTTATGCTGCTGGTTATGCCTGTGGATACTATTTAATTAAATACTATTTAGAAAAAACAGGTAAAAATATCTTTGAAGCCACAATAACTCCTGCCAATCTAATATTAGATGAAATAAAAGGATTTTGGAATGAAGAAACAATTATTAACGGTTAA
- a CDS encoding MerR family transcriptional regulator, whose protein sequence is MKKQLLTVKDIVQITGITKRTLQYYDKIHLLKPIYLTENGYRLYDRNSLAKLQTILFFKEMDFSLKEIADVLKLTREEQQQLLKKHYQTLLLKKQRLETVITAVDEYVSGKDIYNLNIFNNSSILPLQEQYAHEAKFIYGETEKYKEFEGKLNKLSPSEKANLFHEFEQKMERVFRKIASYINQSPTSDEVQQLIVEWKSYLEQSIVCDSEMLTCIANTYKFDNRFKNYINQFSNKDLAEFLYNAIIHYVNQQKH, encoded by the coding sequence ATGAAGAAACAATTATTAACGGTTAAAGATATTGTCCAAATTACAGGCATAACAAAAAGAACCTTACAATATTATGATAAAATACATTTATTAAAGCCAATTTACTTAACAGAAAATGGTTATCGACTCTATGATAGGAACAGTTTAGCAAAACTTCAAACGATTCTATTTTTTAAGGAAATGGACTTTTCTCTAAAGGAAATTGCGGATGTTTTGAAACTTACGAGAGAAGAACAGCAACAATTATTAAAGAAGCATTATCAAACTTTATTGTTAAAAAAACAACGTTTAGAAACAGTTATTACTGCGGTGGATGAGTATGTATCAGGAAAGGATATCTACAATTTAAATATTTTTAATAATTCATCTATTTTACCATTACAAGAACAATATGCTCATGAAGCGAAATTCATCTATGGAGAAACAGAAAAATACAAAGAATTTGAGGGGAAACTGAACAAACTTTCTCCTAGTGAAAAAGCGAACTTATTTCATGAATTTGAACAAAAAATGGAAAGAGTATTTAGAAAAATTGCTTCCTATATTAATCAATCACCTACTTCCGATGAAGTACAGCAATTAATTGTAGAGTGGAAAAGTTATCTCGAACAATCTATTGTATGTGACTCTGAAATGTTGACATGTATTGCAAATACGTATAAATTTGATAATCGATTCAAAAATTATATAAATCAATTTAGTAATAAAGACTTAGCTGAATTTTTATATAACGCTATTATACATTATGTCAATCAACAGAAGCATTAA
- a CDS encoding GNAT family N-acetyltransferase produces the protein MNPILLDVPLQIETDRLILRAPLQAGDGNVVNQAIKDSISELKQWLLLYQSIPTVEETEIILRNAHIDFLKRESFRYLIYHKGTNDFIGTASLHGINWKISKCEIGYWINTQFSGNGYMTEAVSELTNLGFQLLKFRRIEIRCESNNTKSRTIPEKLGFELEGILRHEDLSADGKKLTDTCIYAKVI, from the coding sequence ATGAATCCTATTTTATTAGATGTTCCGTTACAAATAGAAACAGACAGACTAATTCTTCGAGCACCACTTCAAGCTGGTGACGGGAATGTAGTAAACCAAGCTATTAAGGATTCAATTAGTGAGTTAAAGCAATGGTTGCTTTTATACCAGTCAATTCCTACTGTTGAAGAAACGGAAATTATCCTGAGAAATGCCCATATAGATTTTTTGAAAAGAGAAAGCTTTCGCTATCTTATCTATCATAAGGGTACTAATGATTTTATTGGAACTGCTAGCCTTCACGGAATTAATTGGAAGATTTCTAAATGTGAAATTGGATATTGGATTAACACGCAATTTAGTGGCAATGGATATATGACAGAAGCAGTAAGTGAGTTAACAAACCTTGGATTTCAGTTACTCAAATTTAGAAGGATTGAAATACGATGTGAATCCAATAACACTAAAAGTCGTACGATTCCTGAAAAACTAGGTTTTGAGCTTGAAGGGATATTACGTCATGAAGATCTTTCAGCTGACGGTAAAAAACTAACTGATACCTGCATCTATGCAAAGGTAATTTAG